The nucleotide sequence GCTTCGCCATGCAGGCAGGCGAGGTTGTGATCATGGATAATCGGCGCGTCTTGCACGGTCGCAGTGCCATGGCCGCCAACAGCCCCCGTCTGATGCATCGGTTCCGGCTATCCGTCCCAGCCCTGTCCACAGTTGAAGCATAAGTCACGAACCGATTAGCCGCTTCGATAACACAGTGCTAGAAAAGTACCGATCCAGCCGAGAGCGATCGCCCCACTCATTAACCGTTTAAGCCACATTCACTCCACATAGGCTCACAAGTTATCGGCTGCTAATCAACTTTGATGATTCAATACAAAGGTTATGGAATCTGCGGTGAGTCGATGCAGCCTACAATTAACCGTCCCAAACCGATCGCACCGCCGCGATCTCGCCCCCTCCGCAAAGGGCTGCGGTTTTTGGCGATTGTGGGGGCGATCGCGCTCTCGATTTTCCTGTTTGATCGGGCTTTGTGGCCCAACCGCTACCTGCTCGCGCCCTGGGTGTTTGGCGACGCCATTTATCAGGTACAAACCGCTGAAAAAGTGGTGGCACTCACCTTTGACGATGGCCCCGACCCACGTTACACCGAGCAAATTGGGCAAATCCTCGCCGATGCGGGAGCCCCCAGCACCTTCTTTGTCATGGGGCGACATGTGCAGCAGCATCCCGAACTTGTGCAGACCTTGATGGCCCAGGGACACGAACTAGGGAACCATACCTGGAGCCATCCCAGCCTCAAAACCAAATCGCCTGCCACGATTCGCGATGAACTGGAATCGACCGATCAACTACTGCGCGACCTGGGGTATACCCAGCCGATTCCCTTCCGCTCGCCCTATGGTCACAGTTGGTTCACGCTGCCCCACGTGCTCAAGCAACGCGACCAGGCCAACATTTTGTGGACGGTGCAGATGAACGACTGGAAACCCGAAGAACCGGACGTAATGATGGCGCTGCTGGCTCCCAAGTTTGGCAACGGGGCGATCGTGCTGATGCATGACGGCGATGGCGAGTCCGAAGGGGCCGATCGCAGCAACACCGTCACCCTGGTGCAAATGATTTTGGACAAATACCTTGCCGAAGGCTATCGCTTTGTCACCGTGTCTGAACTCCTGACCCAGGGAAAACCGATTCGCCGCTGGTCCTAATTAGCTCGCCGATAGGGTCAAATTTTAACCGCCTCTTGATAGACGATGGGTCGCGATCGCTCTAGATTGATACGGAGGGCATCACGTTTTCTTAACTATTGCCCGCAAATATGAAAGGATAGGGATCGCCTCACGCGCCTATTAATTTACCCACAGTTGTTCACACAGGTTCGCCACTATGACGAAGTTTCCCATTGACCTCAGCGCTTATAAACGCATTACCCTTGATCCCTCAGTCCCCACCCTAACGGATGAACAGCGCGCCGCGCTCAAGTTCAATATCGAACTATGCCGCGATGCGATCGTCTTTTTCACCGCTACGGGTGCTGCTCGCGGCGTGGGTGGCCACACTGGCGGGCCCTACGACACCGTCCCCGAGGTGATGATCTTGGATGCGATTTTCCGAGGCAATGAGGACAAGTACGTCCCCACCTTTTTTGACGAAGCAGGCCACCGCGTCGCCACCCAATATTTGATGGCCACCCTGAACGGCGACTTGCCAGCCGAACAACTGATGCAGTATCGCGCCGCCGGCTCCACCCTACCCGGTCACCCGGAGTTGGGCCTAACCCCCGGCGTCAAATTTAGTTCCGGTCGTCTCGGTCACATGTGGCCTTATGTCAACGGCGTGGCCCTGGCGAATCCTGGCAAAGCGGTTTTCTGCCTCGGTTCTGACGGTTCTCAACAAGAGGGCAACGACGCTGAAGCCGCGCGTCTCGCCGTAGCGAACCACATCAATGTGAAACTGCTGATTGACGACAACGATGTCACGATCGCGGGGCATCCCTCCAGTTACATGGGTGGGTACAGCGTCAAGCAAACCCTGGCAGGTCATGGCCTCACGGTGCTAGAAGGTGATGGCGAAGACCTCGACACACTTTACGCCAATATCTGCAAAGCGATCGCCACCCCCGGCCCCGTCGCGATCATCAACAAGCGGCCCATGTCCGTCGGCATTGAGGGCATCGAAGGCAGCACCCACGGTCACGATGTGATTCCGGTGGACGCCGCCATCAAGTATTTGGAAGCGAAAGGCCATGCAGAAGCCGCCACCATTCTAAAAACCACTGAGAAACCCAAGAACACCTACGAATTTCTCGGTTCCTCCGACAAGGTCGGCGCTAACCGCAACGTCTTTGGCGATGCCGTGGTCGAAATTCTGGGCAGCATGGACGAAACCACCCGCAAAGACAGCGTCCTGGTGGTGGATAGCGATCTGGAAGGTTCCTGCGGTCTCGCCCAAATTCGCAAGGCGCATCCCGAAGTCTTTATCAGCGGCGGCATCCAAGAGCGGGGCAACCTGTCCGCTGCCGCCGGTTTTGGCATGGAGAAGGGCAAACAGGGCATTTTTGCGACCTTCGCCGCTTTCTTAGAAATGTGTATTTCTGAGATCACCATGGCGCGGTTGAATTACTCCAACCTGCTGTGTCACTTCTCCCACTCCGGCATTGACGACATGGCCGACAACACCTGCCACTTCGGTCTCAACAACATGTTTGCCGACAACGGGTTAGATGACGGCTACGACACCAAGCTCTACTTCCCCGCCGATGCGAACCAGATGAAAGCAGTGGTGAAGGCGGTCTTTAACGATCCCGGTTTACGCTTCATCTTCTCCACCCGCTCTAAAGTCCCTTATCTATTGGATAGCAGTGGTAATGAGATTTATGGCGGTGACTACACCTTTACCCCTGGTAAAGATGAAGTGATTCGCGAGGGCACGGCAGGCTACATTGTCACCTTTGGGGACTCCGTCTACCGCGCGCTCGATGCGGTGGAGCGACTGAAGCAAGACGGCATCGACGTGGGTCTGATCAACAAAACGACGCTGAACGTCGTTGATGAAGACATGATGGCGAAACTCGGCAAAGCGCCGTTTGTGCTGGTAACGGAAGCCTTTAACCGTCGCACAGGCTTGGGCAGTCGCTTTGGGTCCTGGCTATTGGAGCGAGGCTATACGCCGAAGTTTGCCTACATCGGCACCCATGAAGAAGGCTGCGGCGGCCTTTGGGAACAGTTTCCCCATCAGGGCATTGACCCCACGGGCATCATGGCCAAAGTCAAAGAGCTCGTGGGCTAAGCAAGCTCCCAAAAGTCGTAGGGGTTTGGCAATGCCGAACCCTTATAGTCGGCCTCTAAGCTTACAGCCGTTCACGCAGAGCCATTGAGTATTCACGAACGGGAGGAGTCGGTCCGACTCCATCAGGGCATTGATCCCGTTAGCATGGTAGCCAAAGTGAAAGAACTGGTGGGCTAAGCGAGTTCCGGAAAGTCGTAGGGGTTTGGCAATGCCGAACCCCTACAGCCAGCCACGAAGCGGTCAGTCGTTCACGTCAGACAAGTGATGATTCACGAACGGGAGGAGTCAGACCGACTGCTCCCGTTTTGTCATGTTTCAGCGTTTCAAGATTTGCAAGGGTCTATTGCGGTTTTAGTTTGTTCGCCATGAACCCGAGCAGACTAAAAGTATATTCACCATTCAAAAGCTGTATATGTCTAAAGAAAACGCCCTCGACTTCCTCAAGCAAGCTGCTGATAACTCGACGCTATCGGAACAGGTCAAAGAAGCCGATGAGAAAACAAAGATCGTTGATTTAGCCAAGCAACACGGTTTTGAATTTTCGGAGGACGACATGAAAAAAGCAATTCCCGCGATTAAAGAGCAACCGGGCTTCTTTGGTGAGCTGGCAAAAGCAGTGCTAGAACTCTTTGCCCCGGCTCATGATGACTATCCCGCAACTGGCGTTCAACCGTTTACCGGTGAGTTGGGCCGCAAGCATTAGACTGACTGTTGTCTATCGATTTGATCCAGCGCCCTCCGTCGATTCAGTTTGGCGGGGGGCGTCATTTTTGGAACATTGGAGCTTTAGAGGCCCAAGAGTGGCGCATCGAGGACGCGAGCAATGCGATCGCGCACATCCTCTAAATGAGCGCGGGTGGTAATCGCCATGCTATCGCCGTCGCGGGAGAGGGCATCGCTAATATCATCCTGCATCTGTCGTAGCTGATAGCGGGCCAGCACCCGCGCATCCTCTGGTGCCCCGATCGTCCCCAAGGTCGCCATAAACTCGTTAAAGCTCTGGGCGTTGAGGGCATCCCAAAAGGTGCGTCGCAACACCAAATTGCTCAGGATGTTGAGATGGTGGCGCTGCAACCCCCGCCGTAGACTCGAAATCTCGGGCGGGTTGCCATCAGAGTTCATGACCTCTGACCAAATACTCTGGTACATCGACCCGTATAGCTCAGACAGGGTGAGCACATCCTCGGCGTCGGTGCGAAACTCCAGGTCGCGGACGCGAGCTAAGCGATCGGCGAGGAATAATTGGCTGAGCGTCACGCTTTGCACTTCTAGCACTTGCTCATAAATCGGATAATCCAGCGGAAAACTGGTGAGCCGCACGCCCCAATGCCGCCAGCGATCGGGGGCCAACTGGTTAATCAGTTGCGAGGAAAAGTCGAAGGCATCAGCGGCAAAGACTTCTTCACTCAAGGCAGTGAGGGCAGCCCGTTGTTTGTCAGCGGCGATCGGTTCAAAGGGCGTAGAATCGCGATTCTCCCAAGGATTTAACCGCCGAAAACGCTGCCCGCCGACATAGTCAGTCAAGGTCAGCGCGTTGCTAAAAAAGTAATTGAAGACGAGATCGACCCGACGGCGCAAGCTACCGTAGCCTTCTCCCGGATTCACCGAGAGGCGGTTAAGGCGATCCCAAACGGCTTGGGCATTGTCGAGTTGCCACAGAGAATATTGCATAGGATCGCTGCTGAGGTCCCAGGCGCTCGATTCTGGGTCGATGAAATCAAAAATGTCTTCATCGGTGGCATAAGCCAAGGCCGGTTCAGTGCTACGGCTCAGGATACGGCTGAGCATTTGTTGCTCCGCACGGCCCAGAGGAGAGGGCGGCGCTTCGCGATAGCCATATTCGATCGCCCACAGGTCATAGGGTCCCAACCGACTGGGAAAGTACTCTCCCTGCTCCGTACCGGGCGGGGCCACATTGGGGGGAAAGTAGTCCATCACGGAACTCACCAAACCTTGAGCAGTCGTAAGTTCCCGATCGTTCAGGTCTTCGGGCGCCAGGAGCAGGCTGCCCGCAAAGTTGTGACGCAACCCCAAGGTGTGTCCGACTTCGTGCGCGGTCAGCGCCACTAAATATTGTTGGATAAAAGCGTCCAACTGCTCACTCAAAAA is from Leptolyngbya iicbica LK and encodes:
- a CDS encoding polysaccharide deacetylase family protein is translated as MQPTINRPKPIAPPRSRPLRKGLRFLAIVGAIALSIFLFDRALWPNRYLLAPWVFGDAIYQVQTAEKVVALTFDDGPDPRYTEQIGQILADAGAPSTFFVMGRHVQQHPELVQTLMAQGHELGNHTWSHPSLKTKSPATIRDELESTDQLLRDLGYTQPIPFRSPYGHSWFTLPHVLKQRDQANILWTVQMNDWKPEEPDVMMALLAPKFGNGAIVLMHDGDGESEGADRSNTVTLVQMILDKYLAEGYRFVTVSELLTQGKPIRRWS
- a CDS encoding transketolase C-terminal domain-containing protein: MTKFPIDLSAYKRITLDPSVPTLTDEQRAALKFNIELCRDAIVFFTATGAARGVGGHTGGPYDTVPEVMILDAIFRGNEDKYVPTFFDEAGHRVATQYLMATLNGDLPAEQLMQYRAAGSTLPGHPELGLTPGVKFSSGRLGHMWPYVNGVALANPGKAVFCLGSDGSQQEGNDAEAARLAVANHINVKLLIDDNDVTIAGHPSSYMGGYSVKQTLAGHGLTVLEGDGEDLDTLYANICKAIATPGPVAIINKRPMSVGIEGIEGSTHGHDVIPVDAAIKYLEAKGHAEAATILKTTEKPKNTYEFLGSSDKVGANRNVFGDAVVEILGSMDETTRKDSVLVVDSDLEGSCGLAQIRKAHPEVFISGGIQERGNLSAAAGFGMEKGKQGIFATFAAFLEMCISEITMARLNYSNLLCHFSHSGIDDMADNTCHFGLNNMFADNGLDDGYDTKLYFPADANQMKAVVKAVFNDPGLRFIFSTRSKVPYLLDSSGNEIYGGDYTFTPGKDEVIREGTAGYIVTFGDSVYRALDAVERLKQDGIDVGLINKTTLNVVDEDMMAKLGKAPFVLVTEAFNRRTGLGSRFGSWLLERGYTPKFAYIGTHEEGCGGLWEQFPHQGIDPTGIMAKVKELVG
- a CDS encoding Nif11-like leader peptide family natural product precursor, giving the protein MSKENALDFLKQAADNSTLSEQVKEADEKTKIVDLAKQHGFEFSEDDMKKAIPAIKEQPGFFGELAKAVLELFAPAHDDYPATGVQPFTGELGRKH